tttccctcTCTCTATGAACAGtaaagaaaggaaaaaaacaaAGGGAATAATAGGATGACCTACagaattttgaatgttttatgttcaCTTGTGTTtctttttaccaaaattagacctgtgattttgtttttgtttttaaaatttgttcaaagcCATGTATATAGTCATTTTGTATTGATACAACCATGTAAAAGAGCCTTACTGCAGAAGTGAATATATAACCGCTATCATGTCAGTGACTAGCTGATTCTACTGTATGTGCATTTTCATTTTGACTGTAGAACAGAGGTAATACAGATTCATGGTAGCTTCTCTTggtgtttgttttcttttgatcAACACAGTGGTAAAGactattttaacaaaaaaaaggaTGCAGAGACTGCTTAAAAGCAATGCTGGTAAATATGAACAAAGATGATATGAAGCGGAACAAATTTAAAGAGCCAAAGTTTTTGGTTGTAATAAAGGTATTCAGAACTTCGACTGAATTTAGTCTGTaacagccaaaaaataaaaggttcctctgttttgaaaaacagactattttaaaaaacaaagactGCTTATAAGCAATACCAGTATACATGAAAGTACTGGAACAAAGCGCAGAAGTTTTCGGATGTAATAAAGGTATTCAGAACTTCAACTGAATTCAGTCTGTAACAGCCAAAGAACAAAAGGCTCCTCTCAAAAAAATAACTATAGTAGACAATAATTTCCATTTCAGTGTGTGGTAACTACAGATCTGTGACAACaagtataataattttaaaatattaaaatatcaaattcattATAGGCTATTACCATACTACCATTACTATTACCATactaccattaccattactatTACCATAACCATACCGTATTTTGCTACCCAAGCAGTAGTTAGAAGGTGACAATAGTATTTAACATCAAGTTAATCAAAGGTTAAGTACTGTGGTGCTTGACAATATTGTGACTGATGATCAATTCCAAAATAAGCAACAATACTAGTAATTGACTTTCCACAGAGAAGAATCAGACTACCGTACTAAGATCACTTTCTTTGAATCACACAGTTCTGGCTATGGTAATATTGGATGAATGACTGAATTAATTTACTGGTACAGTAGGGGACTATCAGATTGAAAGATGACCTCAGCAGCTATTGAGTTGTTGACttctaatattatttgataaaacaacACATTCTAAATAATGATTCACCAACATTACAAAGACATTTTATTGGTGGACGGCTACTTCATTTTGTTTCATAAACATTTGTTGGCATCAATTATgaattttgttaaatatgttgtttttttggaGATTATATTTTGTGGGCAACAAATTAGTTGTCATATTTATGAACATTTACAATGAAATCAACTGGAAAATGGATGTCCAATGGATAATGATATTACACTGTATTACTGGGTTAATGTTAGGGGAGGGGACCCTTGAACAATTTAAACATATATGAACTTAGAGAAATACACATCCACGCCTCAAGCTGGAGAGCATAGAACAAAAGTCTCATTCATAAGAACAGTGGTAAATGTAATTTTGTGTTCCTCCTAATTAGGATAATGAATAAGGGTGCTGTACCAGTACTGTtttgcgtgtgtgtgtgtgtgggggggggggggggtgttgatgCATCCTGGATCCGCGCCAGTGCAATATGCATTGTATAATTTTGTGACAAATGAAATATTCCTCGATAAATATTCatatcaaactacatgtatcttttcACTTGATCCTTGAAAGAATCCGTCATAACCTCAAacttggtacgaattaattttttgaGCACGTGTTGATTGACAGACGACTGTAAACATCAACTGGAACGCACCGGTTTTCTAAAGAGTCTGGGAAAGCGACAACAATGGATGGTTGATGTTAAGGTTGGTTttatttttgggtttttttttaaattcttcattGTAATTTGTGTTGAAAATGTTGTGTTTAAAATAACTGCAGATTGCTTTAAGGCGAGGTCAGCAATGTCATGCATTTGGTCGAATTTTCTCGATGCACGTTTTACTCATACAGTTCACAACAGCTGATCAGCCTTGAGATTGCATCATCTAGCACTTATACTATAGTACATAGCTGTTATTTAAACGACATTGAGACTTTAAGTCAAACAATCATTATCGCAATGGCCATGATCTGTCCATGAGGGCAGGCATACAGGTCGTAGACCCTTGCCTGAAAGAGGTGAAGGACAGCTTAATTGTTTTTTTGGGGTAAACAAGATAAAAATAGAAGAGATATTATACAGACGTTGAAACTTATGAAATTGCCGGTAAGAAAAAAACTTTGCTTAGATTAAGTATCTATAGAACACTGTAGAATGAACTATGTGATTGGCAATGTGATGAAATAATTACATCATGATCTTGAGTATGTAGCGTGGCTAGCATAGGCTATATCTCCAACAGTTGTAATATTATTTCATGACcatgtgtttattttacatatagTAGCTTGCTATAGTTTTGAACTTCTCCCAATATGCATGGTTTAGGGGCAGTGTGtcatttttttatcaagaagaattgatgttgaaaagtaacTTAACAGTTACTATAATATTATGATAAGCTGGTCAAATTTCATGGCTTCAAATTAAGTTGGTTTTCACtaaataaattatgaatttcatcCAATTGTATAAAATAGTGTGCATCATTGCAGAGACATAAATGACATTaatattgttataaatttatgtctctgatcatTGCTTCAATCCTTTATACTACTGGTAAATCATGTTCTTGAATATTGATTGTGATCATTGTATGAATTTCAACCAACTCCCCAGACACGCACTACCCACAGATAATGTCATTTCATATAGATTACAGAGTGTTAGATGGGGTTGTTAATAGATTATGTGTAGTTGTCACACCTGAGGCTTATAACTAGTGATCAGGAATATTACTCTAGGAAAATGTTTTCAGAATAAGAGGAAGAACCTTTTTATCTCTCAGGTACtgatttttaattgcttgttaAATCCATGAAAAAAACTTTAGAGTAGATGcacatgaaatatatatatgtaggatatgtttgtttatttgtgtgCTGGATATTGGCTTCAAGGTATCTGTATCAGTTATGGAGAAGGTTATCAAGCTGGTTCACCTTGAGATAGAAATATTCATAATAGATAATGAAAGATAAATAGTTTGGCATCAACACTAATTGAACATTGATACTAAAGCCACATTTTAAACCAAATGCGCTGCACTTGTGCTTCTTATGTGGCTTGATTTAGACATCATCATACAAGTACCggtatgtattaaaaaaaatcttttaaaaacaaaagatcaAGGAAATTGATCAACAATTGTAACTGTAAGAaggttttcattttcaataagaAATATAGCAGCTAGCAATGTGGTATgaagtaattattttataaataatctgtTAGAAATAGTGGTATGAATATGTCCTTtgaatacatattttctttttaaggaaGGAATTAAGGAACTGTCTACGCCATGGCAACACAGAAAGCAACTGATCCCCTGACCCCAAATATGCAGGCTGTGTTCACCAAATGGGAGAATCGGGGTCCCAGGGATGGGGGTGGGGATTCAGGCCTGGGGGGAGAGAATCAGATTAAATGGGACCAGGTTGGACAGTTGGCAGACAAAATAACACAAGATGGCAGGGCCAAGTGGAGGGAGAGGTATGGGGACAGTGTACGTCCCATGGCTCACAGACGAGCCAAGCAGAGGAGCAAGAGGCCAGCAGCAATACCATTGGAGGAGGTAGGTGTTTTTTGTACCCAGATCACAAATCCAAAGTGATGCACTGTATAACTGCTTTTCCTGCATGTCCAAATTCTAAAATAgatctatatatacatgtattttgcaatttttgaataaatggcTCTCCATATAATGTGATCAAATTTTTTCTACTTAAAATTATCTCTTCAAATTTAGCAAAAACTAACACCCCAGAGAAGAAATCCAGTTATATGGTATTCTAAGCAATAAGACCTTGAAATGCTATTGTATACAAAtagttgattttgtttttaacattgatttaaatgtttcattatatgttaaatattattgatttatgTAGATGACTTCCAATGTGATAGCTGAGTTTAAGAGTAAGCCTATGATCACACCAGAGAGTCTGATGGTGACGCGGCCGTACATGGGAAAAGGCTGCTCCTGTATGCCCGTTAGTCAGGTTAGAGTCCaaataaagtatatcatttaGTGTGggtttatttttatacaaaagtaaatatgatttttaacatAGATATGAATTATCAGGGTTTATTGTACAAAGGTATGCTCTTTAACCTACAAATgaatgattaatattttttaattaccaaTTCATGTATACTTTTTAACCTAGATatgaattatcaatattatttgcTTTTTGACTTAGATAATGAATGACCAATAATATTTATACCTGtatgtattttatgttacagGTGGACTTTAGTACCCAAGAGGCTGTCAAATTGGGCTTTAGAAATGTTTTAGATTTAGAAATAAGGTACATCTTTATATTCTAATCTGTTTCATTGATTAATGCAATTATTGGATATGAATATATACATAgctatgaaattaaaaaaaataacaaggatatttaaaatttgactattgtctattgaaaaatatattttctataaattttaacatatttgaaCATTATGATACAGTACAATGTAGCTGAGAAACATTACTGTTTCTTGAATATGCTATTGCTGAAGAGAACATACAcaaaatgtatgtacatgtatgaagcaatatttttatgtttcatttatgtatttttgaacAATCATGTACTTTGTGTAGGGGAAGGAACTGGAAGGAGAAGTACTTCGCCAACATCGTGTATGCTGTGAGGAAACGGACGAATCATGTGTATCCAGATGTCAGTCCATCAGTGCTGCATCACCCAAGGCAAGAAACAGTGTTTTTGATCATTGATACAAGCACTATTTCCATATACTGTTGGTTGAAGCAAAAATATacaacttttatttatttattttttcattatcgTAGAGTTTGTGAAGCCATTGCTCAGGAAGATGCCGAGTCTAAAGGTAAAAACATGACAAAGACTGTTATGAATATTTCGTGCTTTAATTGTGccattttatgtcattttaaaatctgattttttgtttatttatatagaTGATACCAAAAGCAAATCAGTCAGTGCTGAGAAGAGAGCCAAGAGAATTGTGGAAGTCATGAAATCTACCATGACAGGGAGATTAACAGGGTAAGGCTCTCAAACTTTTCTTCTCTGCTTAAATTTGTGGAGGcaaatttttgtggattgtcTTTAGTTATTTGCTAGTTTATAGTGATGtaaaaattttttgaaatggtTTTATAAATAATGACGAAAGGctgttttttcataattttattgaGGATATGAATTTGTAAATGATACCCATGAAATTCActcaaattttaatcattttatttaatccATCGTAATTCTAATATTGTTATAATTCAAATACTTAGtaagttttgtttgttttagctTTGTCGCATGGATACTGACAAAGATATTTCCAAACCTTTTACGTGCAATACTAGTTCACAAAGGTCAAATAGATGTCATCAAAAGAGCATCTGAGGTAAGATGCATTTCATTACAATGTAATAATCAACATCTTTTTCAGATATAATTTGATAGTACCAGTAATCAAATGTAATATTGCTATGTAATTAGGTTGCTTCCATTATTCATATGTATACTTTAATTGTACAAACTTTATACTGTGTATTTCTTTATATTATTATGATTTATTCACAGAGAGGCCTCCCTATGATCTATCTACCTCTTCACCGCAGTCACTTGGACTATGTCCTGATGACGTTCATTTTTTGGCATTACAAGATCAAGACCCCTTATGTGGCAGCCGGCATCAACCTCAACATTCCAGTTTTTGGGTAAAGGGAATAATTTAAAGAATTGTAAATCTGTATTTTATCTTTGTGTGtagatgtatttttaaaaaggttttcaGTTGTTTTACCTCCTTAAAAAGGGAATCTTcttgaaagtacatgtatttacatgcattttctGAAATCAATATGCATTTCGTCCATTTATGAGTGGTTTGTTTAAAATAGTTATTTGCTGCTTTCCATTAATTATTGTTTCTAGTGAGCACTGtacatttttaccaaaaattacTTGGATCTCATTAGATAGATTGATTTGTATGTTAGCAAGTACATAATGAACCGTGAATGGTTTTGTTTTTCTAGGCCAATCATGAAGAGTTTAGGAGGATTCTTCATTCGAAGGAAGCTAGACAAAAGAAACGGGAAGAAGGACATGGTTTATAGATCTATCCTACATATTGTGAGTCTTCACTcttgatatgtacatgtgtgAAAACACAAACAATTATATGTATGTATTCAATATTTGGTTTGAAActcttttcattatttttacagtacattGAGGAATTGCTCAGGAATGGACAAAGcatggaattttttttggagggaGGTCGGAGCAGATCGGGAAAATCTTTGTCTCCTAAAGCTGGCCTTTTGTCAGTTATTAAAGAAACTCTGTGCAGTGGTACGGAAAGATTATTATAGTATTTATACTAGTTTCTTAACTTATGGTATCTTTGTACAATGTCATGTACtttcatttgaaaacaattgttCTTTAAGATTTTGAgtcatatctacatgtacaatgtacatttataatattgattgaaaattttgaaatgttttgtaaattatgttttctgACATACAATTTACCTTTTTCTTAGGGCATGTTGAAGATGTATACATCGTTCCAATTGGTATTAATTATGAGAAGTTGATGGATGGAAATTTTAGCACAGAGCAACTGGTAAGTTTATAATCATGGTAAATTTAAAGTGTCAACATTTGTATAATTTCTTTGAGATAGTGCTATTTTTAATTACCGGAAATGCATAATCTGCATGAAATATGTTCCGTAAAGTTTAAATTTACTATGTATTAATGATTAACCTCATTTAATAGGGACTGCCAAAGAAACCTGAGACGTTCATTGGAGCCATTAAAGCACTACTTAAAGTTTGCAGAACACAGTATGGCTGTGTCAGAGTAGACTTCTGTCAACCGTTTTCACTCAAGGTAAGTGTTTATGGAGTTAATCTATAAAATTTAGGAGGAATTTTTTCTTCTATCAGAACTTTCATTGACAATTTCTTTTTCCATATGACTGCATGCAAAACACACATGCAACATtttatttactacatgtatattttctaaattttctaAATTCTACCTCAGGAGTACCTGCAAAATACTCAGTCTAGCCAATCAAGTGTTCAAGGAAGTGAACCCAACTCTGACGGTGAGCTATCGCCGGATTCTGACCCATCTACCCCACCTGTTATCTGGCGTCATGGAAGTATGTCCTCTCTGTATGGGACAGATGTTGGAGAGGAAAACAGACAGCTTGTCAAAAGTCTGGCAGAACACATTACTTACAGTAAGTTAAGAAAAGTTTCATATGCatttattatgatttatcaTGCAATTTGAAAGTGTATCTCTcaacatgtttaaaaaagttgatattttcttactattttgatttataaggtgtataacacaaaataatttgtgaacttaattgttttaattgaaaTGTTTGGGGAAAATTTGTTTGTGATAAACATTCACATTGTTTAAATTgtgcattaaaattattttccagCGGGTACACAAAGTACAGCATTGATGAGCACAAACCTCCTGGCATTCCTCTTGCTGAAGAAGTACAGACAGGTAGTGTAAAATTAAGTTTATATGGAAACTGTACttaactgtaataaaaaaattgcatttgatttaaaaactgaCTGGTTTTGTATGCAGGGAGTAGAGAAGAGCCAGCTAGCAGAGGATATGGATTGGTTGATATCGGAGCTGAAGGTGCGCCAGAGAGATGTGGGATTTACAGGAGAACCAGAGGAGGTCATCCACTATGCCAGCCTCCTTCTGGGAAAAAACCTAGTCACCAGGTCTGTAAGAAAGGGTGTTATTGCAAGTGTATTAACTTGCAGAAAATATGCAAACTGAGTTATATATGAAGAATGTAAATCTGCTGCTAATTTTGGGCAAGTATGATAGGCTTCTTTGTTAGTTGGAATAAGAAAAGTCCAAATTTGCCACTAAATATCTGCCATATGTATTGCTATTTCAGAACAACAGAATCTAGTCCCCCTGCTGTGTTCTACAAGCCAAATAAAGAACTGGCTGCCATCGTGGAGCTGAGTTACTACAGTAATGCAGTACTCTCCCCCTTTGTACTGGAAAGCGTGATATCTTGTGCTGTCATCTCTTGTTGTGATGTGTCACTTGACAACACACCTGGTCATGTGACCTGCTCAGCGACGAGAGAAGAAATCCTTGCCACTGCAGTAGAAATCTGTCAACTGCTCCAGTACGAGTTTATATTTGTTTCGGTAAGTCATCCATCTTGCATCTATTTATAAATCATACAACTCATTACAAATGCAGAGGGAAAATTCTTATTTGAATACCTTTAGAAAATCACCTGTAGTCTCTTGTATTATGTTTTTAGCCATGCAAGCAATTAGAAGAGGTCCTTGCCGAAGAACTTGATCAGATGATATGCATGGAAATCATACAAGTAAAGGAGACCCTTGTAAGTGTACCAAGTCTATTTTCATTGTTCATTCATTCACATTTACACACTGACTGAAACTTTAAGTGTttgcatattattacatgtaagtactaaactacattttcttaaaatatttgtttttaatagtGTGAGGACCAGTACAGTACATATGAGAAAGGATGGGCACAGCGACTGTCAGCCAACATGGAGTGGAGGGATGAAGAGGATGAGGATGACTTGGTGTTCCAACAGACTTGTCAGGTGTCTAATCACAACTTATCTCTCTTTCACATGAATCAGAACCAGCATCTGTGATAATGTGCTATTCCAGAgctaaagataattttttactgtctttcaaattacaaa
This is a stretch of genomic DNA from Crassostrea angulata isolate pt1a10 chromosome 4, ASM2561291v2, whole genome shotgun sequence. It encodes these proteins:
- the LOC128181807 gene encoding glycerol-3-phosphate acyltransferase 1, mitochondrial-like, with the translated sequence MATQKATDPLTPNMQAVFTKWENRGPRDGGGDSGLGGENQIKWDQVGQLADKITQDGRAKWRERYGDSVRPMAHRRAKQRSKRPAAIPLEEMTSNVIAEFKSKPMITPESLMVTRPYMGKGCSCMPVSQVDFSTQEAVKLGFRNVLDLEIRGRNWKEKYFANIVYAVRKRTNHVYPDVSPSVLHHPRVCEAIAQEDAESKDDTKSKSVSAEKRAKRIVEVMKSTMTGRLTGFVAWILTKIFPNLLRAILVHKGQIDVIKRASERGLPMIYLPLHRSHLDYVLMTFIFWHYKIKTPYVAAGINLNIPVFGPIMKSLGGFFIRRKLDKRNGKKDMVYRSILHIYIEELLRNGQSMEFFLEGGRSRSGKSLSPKAGLLSVIKETLCSGHVEDVYIVPIGINYEKLMDGNFSTEQLGLPKKPETFIGAIKALLKVCRTQYGCVRVDFCQPFSLKEYLQNTQSSQSSVQGSEPNSDGELSPDSDPSTPPVIWRHGSMSSLYGTDVGEENRQLVKSLAEHITYTGTQSTALMSTNLLAFLLLKKYRQGVEKSQLAEDMDWLISELKVRQRDVGFTGEPEEVIHYASLLLGKNLVTRTTESSPPAVFYKPNKELAAIVELSYYSNAVLSPFVLESVISCAVISCCDVSLDNTPGHVTCSATREEILATAVEICQLLQYEFIFVSPCKQLEEVLAEELDQMICMEIIQVKETLCEDQYSTYEKGWAQRLSANMEWRDEEDEDDLVFQQTCQVNMDRPDCVEKLRFFHQVLAPFLESYYVTACQIHRGLHSQLLESDFLHNIHIEAKKRVYDNLASSEESVVLDSLKNALKSFSDLKIIDIYCVGNLRMVELHDHFEVKEKLIKYIELLEVLKG